The following are from one region of the Terriglobales bacterium genome:
- a CDS encoding alkaline phosphatase family protein, translating into MLRARLTGFWHCAVIALASCYLAGCMALVGSSNGSGGNNPGGNSGGGSGGSTPVTSTPGPNNGPTGDISAINHIVFMSQENRSFDAYFGHMNEYRASQGLPQDVDGMPANASNPAFDGSIIKAFHLQTMCVENTSADWATSHINFNRFNETSDIPTMDGFVVQAGAAAMGQGSKDTVGVRAMGYYTAADLPYYHFMASQFATSDRWFAPAPTETEANRMYLVAATSAGHVHRPTAQVSAKTIFDLLDTKNISYKIYYLDTNLNTELDDFSGFMATHQDKFAPISQYFTDLQNGTLPQVSYIEPGFIEGTSEHPGLGNHIQAGAAETAKIINALMASSAWKDSAFILVYDEGGGFYDHVPPPTANVPNPDGIPPQDLITTSPPDPKGDFTRYGFRVPMMVVSPFTKKHYVSHTVTDSIAVLKMIEARFGLPNLNKRDAAGMDMSEFFDFTGKPWATPPTPPAQPTNGPCYDALP; encoded by the coding sequence ATGCTACGGGCTCGTCTCACAGGATTCTGGCATTGTGCCGTGATTGCTCTTGCTTCCTGCTACCTTGCGGGGTGCATGGCGCTGGTCGGCTCCTCAAATGGCTCGGGAGGCAACAATCCTGGAGGAAATTCCGGCGGAGGTTCTGGCGGTTCTACCCCGGTGACGAGCACTCCTGGTCCGAACAACGGCCCAACGGGAGACATAAGCGCAATCAATCACATCGTTTTCATGTCTCAGGAAAATCGCTCATTCGACGCCTACTTCGGGCACATGAACGAATATCGCGCGTCCCAGGGTCTTCCTCAGGATGTCGACGGAATGCCGGCCAACGCGTCGAATCCGGCCTTTGATGGAAGCATCATCAAAGCCTTCCATCTGCAGACTATGTGCGTAGAAAATACCAGCGCCGACTGGGCTACCAGCCACATCAACTTTAATCGCTTCAACGAAACTTCGGATATTCCGACGATGGATGGCTTCGTCGTACAGGCGGGAGCCGCGGCCATGGGCCAGGGAAGCAAGGACACAGTCGGTGTCCGCGCAATGGGTTATTACACCGCAGCCGATCTGCCTTACTACCACTTCATGGCGTCGCAGTTCGCTACTTCTGATCGATGGTTTGCTCCGGCGCCAACTGAGACGGAAGCCAATCGTATGTACCTGGTAGCCGCGACTTCAGCAGGGCACGTCCATAGACCAACGGCTCAGGTGAGCGCGAAGACAATCTTCGACCTGCTTGATACGAAGAACATTTCTTACAAGATCTACTACCTGGATACAAATCTCAATACTGAGTTGGACGATTTCTCTGGGTTCATGGCTACGCACCAGGACAAGTTCGCGCCGATATCGCAGTACTTCACCGATCTTCAGAACGGAACGCTCCCACAAGTTTCGTATATTGAACCTGGATTTATCGAGGGCACTTCTGAACATCCCGGATTGGGAAATCACATTCAGGCAGGAGCCGCCGAGACGGCAAAAATCATTAACGCGTTGATGGCCAGCAGCGCGTGGAAAGACTCAGCCTTCATCCTCGTTTACGATGAGGGCGGCGGCTTTTACGATCACGTTCCGCCACCCACGGCCAATGTCCCGAATCCGGATGGCATTCCGCCGCAGGACCTCATTACTACGAGTCCGCCCGATCCGAAGGGGGACTTCACGCGTTATGGATTCCGCGTTCCCATGATGGTGGTTTCGCCGTTCACGAAGAAGCATTACGTCTCACATACAGTCACGGACAGCATAGCGGTGCTGAAGATGATTGAGGCGCGGTTCGGACTGCCCAATTTGAACAAGCGCGATGCCGCTGGAATGGACATGAGTGAGTTCTTCGATTTCACAGGGAAGCCATGGGCTACGCCTCCGACGCCGCCGGCACAGCCGACTAATGGACCTTGCTACGACGCCTTGCCGTAG
- a CDS encoding M48 family metalloprotease has translation MSFARKIWILGATVLTASLAMAADSATPPPSSANSQQQAVVNSIFYQEAKLVENMHKYTPLVETYIQNLKPDEELGEVPASDHYFLGRLVLDKRGINDMSYDKKKMGMFSRVLDRLDSFYKMKYLPEGFMQLVFLSHGFNAQNYDLKYLRQEFLGDVRTLVFDVVPHKKIKGTHFVGRIWVEDQQHNIVRLNGTYEPQRSGNFYFHFDSWRMNMQPGLWLPALVYTEDSDVKYDVLRKISMKGQTRLWGYDLKHSGRQTEFTDMQVEENNQGVTDKSGSSANEMSPLESRHKWQREAEDNVLDRMERAGVLAPAGEVTKVLETVVNNLEVTNNLNIQPEVRCRVLLTTPLESFTVGNTIVLSRGLLDVLPDESSLAMMLSHELAHIALGHSVNTKYAFSDRMIFPDEQVLQKIGMRRNDSDEDAADKKAVELLRSSPYKDKLANAGLFLKALQARSDELKWLISPNFGNRMAKGSDILRMESLIQSAPELKTSDVRQLAALPLGSRIKLDSWDDHVNLKRSKPESVLSARDKLPFEVTPMIPNLVRVGEAKGNEVAEKR, from the coding sequence ATGTCGTTCGCACGCAAAATCTGGATTCTCGGCGCAACAGTGCTGACGGCCTCACTCGCCATGGCAGCGGATAGTGCCACGCCGCCTCCGAGTTCAGCGAACTCGCAGCAGCAAGCCGTTGTTAACAGCATCTTCTACCAGGAAGCGAAGCTCGTCGAGAACATGCACAAGTACACGCCACTGGTGGAGACCTACATCCAGAACCTAAAACCCGATGAGGAGCTTGGTGAAGTGCCCGCCAGCGACCACTATTTCCTGGGTCGTCTCGTGCTCGACAAGCGCGGCATCAACGACATGAGCTACGACAAAAAGAAGATGGGAATGTTCTCGCGTGTGCTCGATCGTCTCGATAGCTTCTACAAAATGAAGTACCTCCCCGAAGGCTTCATGCAGCTTGTCTTCCTGAGTCACGGCTTCAACGCACAGAACTATGACCTGAAATATCTGCGGCAGGAATTTCTCGGAGATGTACGTACGCTTGTGTTTGATGTGGTTCCTCACAAGAAGATCAAAGGCACCCATTTTGTGGGACGCATCTGGGTGGAGGACCAGCAGCACAACATCGTCCGCCTGAACGGGACATACGAGCCGCAACGCAGCGGCAATTTCTATTTTCACTTCGATAGCTGGCGCATGAACATGCAGCCCGGATTGTGGCTGCCGGCGCTGGTTTACACCGAAGACTCCGACGTGAAGTATGACGTCCTTCGCAAGATCAGCATGAAGGGGCAAACCCGCCTGTGGGGATACGACCTGAAGCATTCCGGCCGGCAAACCGAATTCACCGATATGCAGGTGGAAGAAAACAATCAGGGGGTGACAGACAAGAGCGGATCGAGCGCCAATGAGATGAGTCCGCTCGAGAGCCGTCATAAATGGCAGCGCGAAGCGGAAGACAACGTTCTGGATCGAATGGAGCGCGCGGGGGTATTAGCGCCAGCCGGTGAGGTCACGAAGGTCCTTGAAACCGTAGTGAACAACCTCGAGGTCACAAACAACCTGAATATTCAGCCCGAGGTTCGCTGCCGGGTGCTCCTCACTACTCCGCTGGAGTCGTTCACGGTTGGAAACACCATCGTTCTCAGCCGTGGATTGCTGGACGTGCTTCCCGACGAGAGCTCGTTGGCGATGATGCTCTCGCATGAGCTGGCCCACATTGCATTAGGTCATTCGGTCAACACGAAGTATGCCTTTAGCGATCGCATGATCTTCCCCGATGAACAGGTGCTGCAGAAGATTGGTATGCGGCGCAACGACTCGGACGAAGATGCTGCGGACAAGAAAGCGGTCGAGTTGCTTCGAAGTTCGCCGTATAAAGACAAGCTGGCGAACGCTGGGCTCTTCCTCAAAGCGTTACAGGCACGATCGGACGAGTTGAAGTGGCTCATCAGTCCCAATTTCGGAAATCGGATGGCCAAGGGCAGCGATATCCTCCGCATGGAGTCCCTGATTCAATCGGCCCCTGAACTCAAGACGAGTGATGTTCGCCAATTGGCCGCACTTCCACTGGGCAGCAGAATCAAACTCGATTCGTGGGATGACCACGTAAACCTGAAGCGGAGCAAGCCCGAGTCCGTGCTCTCTGCCCGCGATAAGTTACCTTTCGAGGTTACACCGATGATCCCCAATTTGGTGCGTGTCGGCGAAGCTAAAGGGAACGAGGTAGCTGAGAAGCGCTGA
- a CDS encoding energy transducer TonB gives MLRRTNTQPLPEATPDVRFRRLATLHEIPQPKSIKGTSAIPTFTEVSAPRQWSRWGASGLIHFAALLSILQIAAWLPRETAKFVAPTHESVTLIAPTLEKPVMVKPVPPPPPKVLAQLREEPKLPAPAPKELPKMEAPVVKPMPVPEAPKVVAENTPPPVLPKPPVPEKKVTEGLFDSGSSAKPTIKAPVREVQTGGFGDPNGVPGKSNADRKLTVAALGAFDMPSGPGNGNGAGGAHGKQGVVASAGFGDGMAGAGSGDRNPRGAVNTGGFGDATTAEAPAKRAARAPETTPVEILSKPRPVYTAEARQQRIEGEVLLAVMFGASGDIHVERVIRGLGHGLDEAAQRAATQIRFNPAKKDGRPTDSDAVVHIVFALAQ, from the coding sequence ATGTTGAGGCGCACGAACACACAACCTCTTCCAGAAGCGACGCCGGACGTACGTTTCCGACGTTTGGCTACTCTTCACGAAATTCCACAGCCGAAGTCCATAAAAGGTACATCTGCGATCCCAACCTTTACCGAAGTAAGCGCGCCCAGGCAATGGAGCCGTTGGGGAGCCAGCGGCCTGATTCACTTTGCTGCGCTTCTCTCCATCCTGCAAATCGCCGCCTGGCTGCCGCGAGAGACAGCGAAATTTGTAGCGCCGACGCATGAAAGTGTGACCTTGATCGCGCCCACGCTGGAGAAGCCGGTGATGGTGAAGCCCGTGCCTCCACCGCCTCCCAAAGTTCTCGCGCAACTCCGCGAGGAACCCAAGCTGCCAGCTCCAGCGCCCAAGGAACTTCCCAAAATGGAAGCGCCGGTTGTTAAGCCCATGCCTGTGCCTGAGGCCCCTAAAGTTGTCGCGGAGAACACGCCACCTCCGGTTTTGCCAAAACCGCCAGTCCCGGAAAAGAAGGTGACGGAAGGCTTGTTTGATTCCGGCAGCTCGGCCAAACCCACGATCAAAGCTCCTGTGCGCGAAGTACAAACCGGTGGATTCGGCGATCCGAATGGGGTTCCCGGCAAGTCCAACGCTGACCGAAAACTAACTGTCGCCGCTTTGGGAGCATTCGACATGCCTAGCGGTCCTGGAAACGGCAATGGCGCCGGTGGCGCGCACGGAAAACAAGGAGTCGTGGCCAGCGCTGGATTCGGAGATGGAATGGCAGGAGCCGGTTCCGGTGACCGGAATCCTCGCGGAGCTGTGAATACCGGCGGATTTGGCGACGCCACCACGGCTGAAGCGCCGGCAAAGCGCGCGGCTCGGGCTCCTGAGACTACGCCAGTAGAAATTCTTTCGAAGCCTCGTCCGGTTTACACCGCCGAAGCGCGGCAACAGCGAATTGAAGGCGAGGTTCTTCTCGCCGTGATGTTCGGCGCTTCAGGGGATATCCACGTGGAGCGCGTGATTCGGGGCCTGGGACACGGACTGGATGAGGCTGCGCAGCGCGCGGCAACGCAGATTCGTTTTAATCCCGCAAAGAAGGATGGCCGGCCCACTGACTCTGACGCCGTCGTGCACATCGTCTTTGCGTTAGCACAATGA
- the wecB gene encoding UDP-N-acetylglucosamine 2-epimerase (non-hydrolyzing) → MGVVFGTRPEAIKLAPVIAELKQHSNEYKPYLISTAQHRSMLDQVMQVFGITPDIDLDLMQPNQTLNSLTCRVLQAMDSVLAANPLDCLLVQGDTTTAMAAALAAFHRKIPVAHVEAGLRSRDMMNPFPEESNRRLAGVVTSLHLAPTSMARDNLLAEGVAPTAIVTTGNTVVDAVKMLVDRKMADQDLPVGVPDDGSRLLLITSHRRESWGTELENICNAIRDLIEAFPDVRAVYPVHLNPNVRSTVMSRLGNLDRVHLIEPVDYFGFLSLLRRCYMVLTDSGGVQEEAPTFGKPVLVLRKVTERPEASMMGLGRLVGTSREAIVREASDILGSTVVYRTMSEGQNPYGDGRASARIVQSLSRWLNGVMPVLDTSEQFESGIREQIATVT, encoded by the coding sequence GTGGGAGTGGTATTTGGCACTAGACCTGAGGCTATCAAACTCGCTCCGGTAATTGCGGAGCTGAAGCAGCATTCCAACGAATACAAACCGTACCTTATTTCGACTGCGCAACATCGCTCGATGCTCGATCAAGTGATGCAAGTGTTCGGTATCACGCCTGACATCGATCTTGACCTGATGCAGCCCAATCAGACATTGAACAGCCTTACCTGTCGCGTTCTCCAGGCGATGGATTCCGTCCTCGCAGCAAATCCGCTTGATTGCCTTCTGGTCCAGGGAGACACCACGACAGCGATGGCGGCGGCTTTGGCAGCCTTCCATCGCAAGATCCCAGTCGCACATGTAGAGGCTGGGCTACGCAGCCGCGACATGATGAATCCATTTCCTGAGGAATCGAACCGCCGTCTCGCTGGCGTTGTGACTTCTCTGCACTTAGCTCCTACTTCCATGGCACGCGACAATTTGCTGGCGGAGGGAGTTGCACCGACGGCGATCGTGACCACTGGAAACACCGTGGTCGATGCGGTAAAGATGCTGGTCGATAGGAAGATGGCAGATCAGGATCTGCCGGTCGGTGTCCCGGATGATGGCTCTCGTTTGTTACTCATCACTTCTCATCGCCGCGAATCCTGGGGGACAGAACTCGAGAACATCTGCAATGCAATACGTGACTTGATTGAGGCGTTCCCTGACGTTCGCGCCGTGTATCCCGTGCACTTGAATCCGAACGTTCGCAGCACGGTGATGTCCCGCTTAGGAAATTTGGACCGGGTCCATTTGATCGAGCCTGTCGATTATTTCGGATTTTTATCGTTGCTCCGCCGTTGCTACATGGTGTTGACGGACTCGGGAGGGGTGCAGGAAGAGGCTCCCACATTTGGAAAGCCGGTGCTGGTGCTCAGAAAAGTTACAGAGCGTCCGGAAGCTTCGATGATGGGACTCGGGCGCCTCGTCGGTACATCGCGAGAAGCGATCGTAAGAGAAGCCAGCGACATCCTCGGCAGCACAGTTGTGTACCGCACGATGTCCGAAGGCCAGAACCCATACGGGGACGGACGCGCTTCCGCGCGAATCGTCCAGAGTCTCTCACGGTGGCTCAATGGGGTCATGCCAGTGCTGGACACGTCGGAACAGTTTGAAAGTGGAATTAGGGAGCAAATAGCCACAGTTACATAG
- a CDS encoding glycosyltransferase family 2 protein — protein sequence MLLGLFTAVVVLICIYTIRHYCFTVSRLVGQQRHPYVDVDTAEWPPVTVLIAAHNEEAVVGDILTALLEVDYPAEKLAIVPVNDRSVDRTREIIDSYVVRYPGRITPFHRSGGKPGKAAALKDAMAYVNTEIMLVFDADYVPGKALIRQLASPFFDPEVGSVMGRVVPLNVGKKLLTRILDLERSGGYQVDQQARMNLHFVPQYGGTVAGIRKSALDEIGGWNENTLAEDTDLTYRLLLAGWKTVYENRAECYEEVPERWPVRVRQIMRWAKGHNQAMVGYSAALLRSHNVSWWERFDGLLLLGVYMMAPVLLLGWLLAIVLFYLGAPVGGGIAVLGLAAFTTLGNFAAFFEIAAAARLDGSRGRIQLLPLTFLGFTVSAISVSRAAWQQFTASIRGQEMVWHKTERSRVAPVVLEKSA from the coding sequence ATGTTACTGGGTTTATTCACAGCAGTTGTCGTGCTGATCTGTATTTACACGATCCGGCACTACTGCTTTACGGTCAGTCGCCTCGTCGGTCAGCAACGCCATCCATATGTTGATGTCGACACCGCCGAGTGGCCTCCAGTCACTGTCCTGATTGCCGCTCACAACGAGGAGGCGGTTGTTGGCGACATCCTTACCGCTCTGCTGGAAGTTGATTATCCAGCGGAGAAGCTCGCGATTGTCCCGGTAAACGATCGCTCAGTCGACCGCACTCGCGAAATCATCGACAGCTACGTAGTCAGGTATCCCGGACGCATCACTCCATTCCACCGAAGTGGCGGCAAACCCGGTAAAGCTGCAGCGCTGAAAGACGCGATGGCGTATGTGAATACGGAGATCATGCTCGTATTCGACGCGGACTATGTGCCCGGAAAAGCTCTGATCCGGCAATTGGCCTCGCCCTTCTTCGATCCCGAAGTGGGAAGCGTTATGGGGCGCGTTGTGCCGTTGAACGTCGGCAAGAAATTACTGACACGCATCCTCGATCTTGAACGGTCGGGTGGATATCAGGTGGATCAACAGGCGCGCATGAATCTGCACTTTGTTCCGCAATACGGTGGAACTGTGGCAGGCATTCGCAAGTCTGCTCTCGATGAAATCGGGGGCTGGAATGAGAACACCCTTGCTGAAGACACAGACTTGACATATCGCCTGCTCCTCGCCGGATGGAAAACCGTTTACGAGAACCGCGCAGAATGCTACGAAGAAGTGCCTGAACGATGGCCAGTTCGGGTGCGCCAGATCATGCGCTGGGCCAAGGGCCATAACCAGGCGATGGTTGGCTACTCCGCTGCGTTGCTGCGCAGTCACAACGTCAGTTGGTGGGAACGATTCGATGGGTTGCTGCTGCTCGGTGTCTACATGATGGCTCCCGTCTTACTCCTGGGCTGGTTGCTGGCGATCGTCCTCTTCTATCTCGGCGCTCCTGTCGGTGGTGGAATTGCGGTATTGGGTCTCGCAGCATTTACGACTCTCGGAAACTTCGCCGCTTTCTTCGAGATTGCGGCGGCTGCGCGTCTTGACGGATCAAGAGGACGGATTCAGCTACTGCCGCTTACATTCCTCGGCTTTACCGTAAGCGCGATCAGCGTCTCTCGCGCCGCCTGGCAGCAGTTCACTGCGTCGATTCGAGGTCAGGAAATGGTGTGGCACAAGACGGAGCGCTCGCGTGTGGCGCCGGTGGTATTGGAGAAGTCTGCGTGA
- a CDS encoding polymer-forming cytoskeletal protein → MTSILGPLALAASTGALLMVPLAPALRELIRKRDAGPLITRKDDGNIANFASSLRTRCIPLQTMLDECARRCENQFVESPQGNVFLIGEPGRWTGPQHTTTLVLCAGPLELPAEYQSIGDFYSRGSVRCGEQNTFRALLSDAEIVLGEGTQILRWIHSESALLAGRNCRLFNRASSGKSLTLSPGCTFERIYAPVIYSSSEAQALTLRIEYAVYAKLAQSGIGRKRIRGAMHFPADDQHRGDVLATRKLDLDQRACLYGSVKANGEILLKQGAEVHGSVVSTKRIHICSGAFVKGPIIAEREVIIDSGVQVGLPGTPTTISAPLIRLAPGSVLHGTVWARAEGRVGD, encoded by the coding sequence GTGACCTCCATTCTCGGCCCTCTAGCGTTGGCTGCTTCTACTGGTGCTTTGTTGATGGTGCCACTCGCCCCAGCTCTGCGTGAGCTGATTCGCAAGCGCGATGCCGGGCCACTCATCACTCGCAAAGACGATGGCAATATTGCCAACTTCGCCTCCTCGTTGCGCACTCGCTGCATACCGCTTCAAACCATGCTGGATGAGTGTGCACGGCGTTGCGAGAACCAGTTTGTTGAGTCTCCGCAGGGCAACGTATTTCTGATTGGAGAGCCCGGGAGATGGACCGGTCCGCAACACACGACCACACTTGTCCTCTGCGCCGGACCTCTCGAACTCCCTGCTGAATACCAATCAATCGGCGACTTTTATTCTCGAGGAAGCGTGCGATGCGGAGAGCAGAACACGTTTCGTGCTCTTCTGAGCGACGCAGAAATCGTCTTAGGCGAGGGCACGCAGATTCTCCGCTGGATTCATTCTGAATCCGCTCTGCTTGCAGGAAGAAACTGCAGGCTATTCAACCGTGCGTCGTCCGGCAAATCGCTGACTCTATCACCTGGATGCACCTTCGAACGCATTTACGCACCAGTAATCTACAGCTCAAGCGAAGCACAGGCACTCACCCTGCGAATCGAATACGCCGTGTATGCAAAGCTGGCGCAGAGTGGCATTGGGCGCAAGCGCATTCGCGGCGCAATGCACTTCCCTGCCGATGACCAGCACCGTGGAGACGTGTTAGCAACCAGAAAGCTCGACTTAGATCAAAGGGCATGCCTCTACGGCAGTGTGAAGGCTAATGGCGAGATTCTGCTCAAACAAGGAGCTGAGGTGCACGGCAGTGTCGTAAGCACAAAACGGATTCACATTTGCAGCGGAGCCTTTGTCAAAGGCCCAATCATCGCAGAGCGCGAAGTGATCATCGACTCAGGCGTACAGGTGGGGCTCCCAGGAACTCCAACGACGATCAGCGCTCCTCTGATTCGTCTTGCTCCTGGGTCAGTGCTCCACGGCACTGTGTGGGCAAGAGCAGAAGGCCGCGTGGGAGACTGA
- a CDS encoding YaiO family outer membrane beta-barrel protein yields the protein MTVKTKKTLAIALCLLLLPALFAQDTGTPVAQGASVPGLGGIRSGLDGPGYIEFGGGYSDMYPPPYVPWRDAYVRILASGGRNTFHGEASRLDRYGDTGWYYGAGIVRDISENWFADAHVGSSVGGFFLPKLRVDSSISRKVLSNKRLVLTGIFGYDKSKEVNHDFRFGPAFTYYTPWPITAQGGVNFVRANPGNISTFSEYLALTQGHEKEHYITVRAELGREGYLIVGPQNVLQNFAFRQYSGTWRQWIGPGWGVNIIFNHENTPFFRRNGGTVGLFVEF from the coding sequence ATGACTGTAAAAACAAAAAAGACTCTCGCGATTGCATTGTGTTTGCTTCTCTTACCTGCACTATTTGCGCAGGATACGGGTACTCCTGTGGCACAGGGAGCAAGCGTTCCCGGATTGGGAGGCATCCGATCCGGTCTCGATGGGCCCGGCTACATTGAATTTGGCGGCGGATATAGCGACATGTATCCGCCTCCATACGTGCCTTGGCGAGATGCCTATGTGCGGATCCTCGCCTCCGGTGGAAGAAATACCTTCCATGGCGAAGCATCTCGCCTAGACCGATATGGCGACACTGGCTGGTATTACGGGGCCGGAATTGTGCGGGACATCTCCGAGAACTGGTTCGCCGATGCACATGTTGGCAGCAGCGTAGGCGGATTTTTCCTTCCAAAACTGCGCGTAGATAGCAGCATTAGCCGCAAAGTTCTTAGCAATAAGCGGCTCGTGCTTACCGGAATCTTCGGATATGACAAATCCAAAGAAGTGAATCACGACTTTCGCTTCGGTCCAGCGTTCACTTACTACACCCCTTGGCCTATTACGGCGCAGGGTGGAGTGAACTTTGTGAGGGCGAATCCAGGTAATATATCCACTTTTTCTGAGTACTTGGCGCTCACACAAGGACACGAAAAGGAACATTACATCACCGTTCGCGCCGAATTGGGACGCGAGGGATACCTGATCGTGGGCCCACAGAATGTGCTCCAGAACTTCGCCTTCCGCCAATATTCGGGCACGTGGCGCCAGTGGATCGGCCCAGGATGGGGCGTAAACATCATCTTTAATCACGAAAACACCCCGTTCTTTCGCCGCAACGGAGGCACGGTAGGCCTATTCGTGGAGTTCTAA
- a CDS encoding tetratricopeptide repeat protein, which translates to MIYEAGKGVAADLSQAARWYRKAADHGNRFAQNNLGGLYEKGAGVSRDNAQAIHWYNLAAERGETMAWHNLARIYAGGGALSPDNNLAYFWARVTASAAADRAQKDFPAFVELLRKRLSLEDAQRTEARAEQWIEEHRSAWKDDGEVTLEFPNVAEGVN; encoded by the coding sequence ATGATCTACGAGGCTGGGAAAGGCGTGGCAGCCGATCTCTCGCAAGCTGCGCGATGGTATCGCAAAGCTGCAGATCACGGTAATCGGTTTGCACAAAATAATCTTGGCGGCCTCTACGAGAAAGGCGCAGGCGTTTCCAGGGACAATGCTCAGGCGATCCATTGGTATAACCTCGCGGCTGAACGAGGAGAAACAATGGCTTGGCACAATCTCGCAAGGATCTATGCCGGTGGAGGCGCCCTGTCGCCGGACAACAACTTGGCCTACTTCTGGGCCCGCGTAACTGCCAGCGCAGCGGCTGATCGCGCACAGAAAGATTTTCCGGCCTTTGTCGAATTGCTGCGCAAACGCCTATCTCTTGAAGATGCGCAGCGCACCGAGGCCCGAGCGGAACAATGGATTGAAGAGCATCGCTCAGCGTGGAAGGACGACGGAGAAGTGACGTTGGAGTTCCCGAATGTCGCTGAGGGGGTAAATTAG
- a CDS encoding isoprenylcysteine carboxylmethyltransferase family protein translates to MKRIFALTYGMLAYSFFLGTFLYAILFVGNMWVSKTIDGGPEAPLATTIAIDLAVLGVFAVQHSVMARKGFKRVWTRIVPEPVERATYVVAATSALALILWQWKPIARVVWDLSGSAAEPVVQTLFWIGWGVLLLSTFLVNHFELFGLAQVWAYAANRKPLAPTFKTPALYRVVRHPIYLGFVIGFWATARMTVGHLLFSIGTTCYILLGIYFEERDLIASYGQRYREYCRRVPMLIPFLKRPESAQKQPNPTAVQAGSTRQERTSPRAL, encoded by the coding sequence ATGAAACGGATTTTTGCACTGACCTACGGAATGCTTGCGTACTCGTTTTTCTTGGGAACCTTCTTATACGCCATCCTCTTTGTAGGCAACATGTGGGTGAGCAAGACGATCGACGGCGGGCCAGAGGCTCCGCTTGCAACAACGATAGCCATCGATCTGGCAGTGCTCGGCGTATTTGCCGTGCAGCACAGCGTAATGGCGCGCAAGGGCTTCAAGCGCGTGTGGACACGCATCGTACCCGAACCGGTAGAGCGAGCGACGTATGTAGTGGCGGCAACCTCCGCCTTGGCGCTGATTCTCTGGCAGTGGAAGCCGATTGCACGCGTGGTGTGGGATCTGAGTGGCAGTGCCGCGGAGCCTGTGGTCCAGACATTGTTCTGGATCGGCTGGGGCGTTCTGCTACTAAGCACGTTCCTGGTAAATCACTTTGAACTGTTTGGACTGGCTCAGGTTTGGGCCTACGCCGCAAACCGCAAGCCGTTGGCGCCCACTTTCAAGACACCTGCGTTGTATCGGGTAGTTCGCCATCCAATCTATCTCGGATTCGTCATTGGCTTCTGGGCAACTGCGAGGATGACGGTTGGGCATTTGCTGTTTTCGATTGGAACCACCTGCTACATACTGCTGGGAATTTACTTCGAAGAACGCGACTTGATCGCCAGCTATGGACAACGCTATCGCGAATACTGCCGGCGCGTCCCGATGTTGATTCCCTTTCTGAAACGTCCGGAATCAGCGCAGAAGCAGCCCAACCCGACAGCAGTTCAGGCAGGATCGACTCGACAAGAGCGAACAAGTCCCCGGGCGCTATAG
- a CDS encoding ECF-type sigma factor — protein MGSTIASVVGAPEHSYCLADALFSSLYSELHRLAKRELARQGARGSLSVTTLLHEAYLDISGRDGTSFPDQARFMGYASRVMRGLIIDHARSRSAIKRGSEFEITSLQIDVAENPVHTSELESISDSLDQLAKIEPDLAEIVDLKFFCGMSFAEIAALHKLSERTVQRKWDKARIYLRRSLSAESSL, from the coding sequence GTGGGCTCAACTATTGCCTCGGTCGTTGGCGCTCCCGAACACAGCTATTGTTTGGCGGATGCGTTATTCAGCAGTTTGTACTCTGAACTACATCGGCTGGCCAAGCGGGAACTGGCACGACAAGGCGCCAGAGGAAGCCTGAGTGTGACTACGCTTTTGCACGAAGCATATCTCGACATATCCGGACGAGACGGTACTTCCTTTCCCGATCAGGCACGCTTCATGGGATATGCGTCCCGCGTGATGCGCGGACTCATCATCGATCATGCCCGAAGCCGTTCTGCCATCAAGCGCGGCAGTGAATTCGAAATTACGTCGCTTCAAATCGATGTGGCTGAGAATCCTGTACATACGAGCGAACTCGAATCAATCAGCGATTCGCTCGATCAGCTGGCAAAGATTGAGCCAGACCTCGCAGAGATCGTCGACTTAAAATTCTTTTGCGGGATGTCATTTGCCGAGATCGCGGCCCTGCATAAGCTCTCGGAGCGTACCGTTCAAAGAAAGTGGGACAAGGCTCGCATTTATCTTCGGCGTAGCCTGAGTGCAGAGTCGTCGCTGTGA